One Pseudomonas tolaasii NCPPB 2192 genomic window carries:
- a CDS encoding antimicrobial resistance protein Mig-14: MLNRFQGWRERGWSVVDASVYSEAWQRFGGSVATHPQVVERLAGLADIPVRYLAWEQGGELKASIATWGQDLALSKDVLKRHGKKGLFDLGNAELILPAAADAQVPLRHRGRYVSALNEGRFAGLKLQTEQLAMARSPEELSKKFRYNQRRELRLLEEAGGVVRAVQEFSSTELAAIYCDLFLRRWGFPATGAERMAQVIELLREWLIGSVIFLNDAPIAIQLVYRVEAPEWVSVEYINGGVDPETRAFSPGSVLSFLNTQSAWEQAREVGKPLRFSFGRADREYKDRWCNPVPVFRT, encoded by the coding sequence ATGCTCAATCGATTCCAAGGCTGGCGCGAGCGTGGCTGGTCCGTCGTTGATGCGTCTGTCTACAGCGAAGCGTGGCAGCGTTTCGGTGGCAGTGTGGCGACCCATCCGCAGGTGGTCGAGCGACTGGCCGGGCTGGCTGACATCCCCGTTCGCTATCTGGCGTGGGAGCAGGGCGGCGAGCTCAAGGCGAGCATTGCGACCTGGGGCCAGGACCTGGCCCTGTCCAAGGATGTGCTCAAGCGCCATGGCAAAAAAGGCTTGTTCGACTTGGGCAATGCCGAGTTGATCCTGCCCGCCGCCGCCGATGCCCAGGTTCCCTTGCGCCACCGTGGCCGTTACGTGTCGGCCCTCAATGAAGGCCGCTTCGCCGGCCTCAAGCTTCAAACCGAACAACTGGCCATGGCCCGCAGCCCTGAAGAGCTGTCGAAAAAGTTTCGCTACAACCAACGCCGTGAACTGCGCTTGCTGGAAGAGGCGGGCGGCGTAGTGCGTGCGGTCCAGGAATTTTCCAGTACAGAGCTCGCGGCGATCTACTGCGATTTGTTCCTGCGCCGCTGGGGCTTTCCCGCAACGGGCGCCGAACGCATGGCGCAGGTGATCGAGCTGTTGCGCGAATGGTTGATCGGTTCTGTGATTTTCCTCAACGATGCACCCATCGCTATTCAGCTGGTGTATCGCGTTGAAGCGCCCGAGTGGGTCAGCGTCGAGTACATCAACGGGGGTGTAGACCCCGAGACCCGCGCGTTCAGCCCCGGCAGCGTGCTGAGCTTCCTCAATACGCAAAGTGCCTGGGAGCAGGCGCGGGAAGTGGGCAAGCCGCTGCGCTTTTCGTTTGGCCGCGCTGACCGCGAGTACAAGGACCGATGGTGCAACCCTGTGCCGGTATTCAGAACATGA
- a CDS encoding PIG-L deacetylase family protein, which translates to MSESISRKQALLKRHRRNKRISLLVGLLVLIGVGVLVAWWLPLVLAVLAWVAHEAWFADHLFYSPKDDYQYQFAADTEQPKVSLKQGRLVLDQPVTLAGDETLILAVRLKSHWLGRFIDPYVTLPEGDRQVFERGVNGLRYLNLTGQAQALLDGQLLLRSRFCRVQGQPVLSVFRQPDVRQQRVMVIAPHADDAELAAFGLYSQATQPWVVTLTAGEIEAEQYQQMGLGRPDAARLKGRLRAWDSIAVPRWAGVPQEHCVQLGYFCLQLAAMKAEPDRAVASREAGLEDIRLFRQFNPFTLPADADGRPTWNNLLADLRAVLLMARPEVIVLPHAVLDPHPDHICAQQAVLQALQGLEWQPTTLLGYANHLHDNDRWPMGDSGSGVALPPCFDSTYTLQPYCLPVPADRQCDKAMSLGMMHDLQPRMPFKRRVRRVIQRLLAGRAVSPWGENEFFRKAVRRHELFWYINHK; encoded by the coding sequence ATGAGTGAGTCCATAAGCCGCAAGCAGGCGTTGCTCAAGCGCCATCGCCGCAATAAGCGCATCAGCCTGCTGGTGGGATTGTTGGTGTTGATCGGCGTGGGCGTGCTGGTAGCCTGGTGGTTGCCACTGGTGTTGGCCGTGCTGGCGTGGGTCGCTCACGAGGCGTGGTTTGCCGACCACCTTTTCTACTCGCCCAAGGACGACTATCAGTATCAATTCGCGGCGGATACCGAACAGCCAAAGGTCAGCCTGAAACAGGGCCGGCTGGTGCTGGATCAGCCGGTGACGCTGGCCGGCGATGAAACACTGATTCTGGCGGTGCGCCTCAAAAGCCATTGGTTGGGTCGCTTTATCGACCCTTACGTGACCTTGCCGGAGGGTGACCGCCAGGTGTTTGAGCGCGGCGTGAATGGCCTGCGTTATTTGAACCTTACAGGCCAGGCGCAAGCGCTTCTGGATGGGCAGTTGCTGTTGCGCAGCCGGTTCTGTCGCGTTCAGGGCCAGCCGGTTCTCTCGGTGTTCCGCCAGCCTGACGTCCGTCAGCAGCGCGTGATGGTGATTGCCCCTCATGCCGACGACGCCGAACTGGCAGCTTTTGGCCTGTACAGCCAGGCGACGCAGCCGTGGGTCGTGACGCTCACGGCCGGTGAGATCGAGGCCGAGCAGTATCAACAAATGGGCTTGGGCAGGCCCGACGCTGCGCGTCTCAAGGGCCGCCTGCGTGCCTGGGACAGCATTGCCGTGCCGCGCTGGGCCGGTGTTCCCCAAGAACATTGTGTGCAGTTGGGCTACTTCTGCCTGCAACTGGCGGCAATGAAGGCTGAGCCTGACCGTGCAGTGGCCTCGCGGGAAGCCGGGCTGGAGGATATCCGCCTGTTCCGCCAGTTCAACCCCTTCACCTTGCCCGCCGACGCCGATGGCCGGCCAACCTGGAACAACCTGCTGGCTGACCTTCGCGCCGTGCTGTTGATGGCCCGCCCGGAAGTCATCGTATTGCCTCACGCGGTGCTTGATCCGCATCCGGATCATATCTGCGCCCAGCAGGCCGTTCTGCAAGCCCTGCAGGGTTTGGAATGGCAGCCGACGACGTTGCTCGGTTACGCCAACCACCTGCATGATAACGACCGCTGGCCGATGGGGGATTCGGGCAGTGGTGTCGCTTTGCCACCGTGTTTTGATTCAACGTACACTTTGCAGCCTTATTGCTTGCCGGTGCCTGCGGACCGGCAATGTGACAAGGCCATGTCACTTGGCATGATGCATGATTTGCAGCCACGGATGCCGTTCAAGCGGCGCGTGCGGCGGGTCATTCAGCGTTTGCTGGCTGGAAGGGCCGTCTCGCCCTGGGGTGAGAATGAGTTTTTCCGCAAGGCCGTCCGGCGCCATGAACTCTTTTGGTACATCAACCACAAGTAA
- a CDS encoding DUF6625 family protein produces MINPRPRILFLIPYFGRWPFWMPFFLESCRHNPDIDWLLFTDCPMPNNVPDNVRIESITFTEYCALVSERLYINFAPQAAYKLCDIKPALGHIHADRLQGYDFWAFGDLDLVYGNLRNYFTAERLAGYDLFSTHERRVAGHLCLMRNTARKRHAFMQIKDWEARFTDQAHHALDEGAFSRIFLWRKNFPKPLFELVGKFNPWRRRSEFTEAFSTPGGVIKWHDGSDRFPHQWFWHNGRLTNDRDGDREFPYFHFVCWKRNQWPLLPEPPVEHIEALAAETSWVVDATGFHRGEL; encoded by the coding sequence GTGATCAACCCGCGCCCCCGCATTCTCTTTCTTATCCCTTACTTCGGCCGCTGGCCGTTCTGGATGCCGTTTTTTCTCGAAAGCTGCCGGCACAATCCGGATATTGACTGGCTGCTGTTCACTGACTGCCCGATGCCCAACAACGTACCGGACAATGTCAGGATTGAAAGCATTACCTTTACCGAATATTGCGCGCTGGTCTCGGAGCGTCTGTACATCAACTTTGCGCCGCAAGCGGCCTATAAGTTGTGCGACATCAAGCCGGCGCTGGGGCATATCCATGCCGATCGCCTGCAAGGGTATGATTTTTGGGCGTTTGGCGACCTGGACCTGGTCTATGGCAACCTGCGCAATTACTTCACCGCCGAGCGGCTGGCCGGCTACGACTTGTTTTCAACCCATGAACGACGGGTCGCCGGGCATTTGTGCCTGATGCGCAATACCGCCAGAAAGCGGCATGCGTTCATGCAGATCAAGGATTGGGAAGCGCGTTTTACCGATCAGGCGCATCATGCGCTGGACGAGGGCGCGTTCAGCCGTATTTTCCTGTGGCGCAAGAACTTCCCGAAACCGCTGTTCGAGTTGGTGGGCAAGTTCAACCCCTGGCGTCGGCGCAGTGAATTCACCGAAGCGTTCAGCACGCCGGGCGGGGTGATCAAGTGGCATGACGGCAGTGATCGCTTCCCTCATCAATGGTTTTGGCACAATGGCCGCCTGACCAACGACCGGGATGGCGACCGGGAATTTCCGTATTTTCATTTTGTCTGTTGGAAGCGTAACCAATGGCCGTTACTGCCAGAGCCGCCTGTCGAACACATCGAGGCGCTGGCTGCCGAGACATCCTGGGTTGTTGATGCCACAGGTTTCCATCGAGGAGAGTTATGA
- a CDS encoding glycosyltransferase family 4 protein, which yields MSRRFKVLQLQPDYNVKSHDFADLAEQIVKALPADRYEVTAAFLRGRPGTGEPVSRAGTSVYFEFSDKSLKGLRLRAMWQLYKFCRAHKFDVVVCNRFKPVNMMLQLNRWLKIPLCIGISHGFGEYDRMYRRKQAQRWIDGHWRFVGVSPAVKQYLLDCKCGFTDGNTYAITNAIDIEQAEALQHSRERARELLGIDPSVRLIGALGRLVPVKGHTYLLQAFAALKDKYPAAQLAIIGAGREESSLAAQIQSLGLDGRVHLLGFKENALQYVRAFDIWAMPSLAEGLGLALLEGMSGRLPVIASSVPAMLPLIEGAGGLAVEPANVPQLTQALDTYLALPDEALAQKGEQAYRYLQAQHDIEVFRQEYLKLIDSGLAQANRNNV from the coding sequence ATGAGTCGGCGTTTCAAGGTCCTGCAGCTGCAGCCTGACTACAATGTTAAATCCCATGACTTTGCCGACCTGGCCGAGCAGATCGTCAAGGCATTGCCGGCGGATCGCTATGAAGTCACGGCGGCCTTCCTGCGTGGCCGGCCTGGGACTGGGGAGCCGGTCAGTCGTGCGGGCACCTCGGTCTACTTCGAATTCTCCGACAAGTCCCTCAAGGGCTTGAGGTTGCGGGCCATGTGGCAGCTGTACAAGTTCTGCCGCGCGCACAAGTTCGACGTCGTGGTGTGCAACCGCTTCAAGCCGGTCAACATGATGTTGCAACTGAACCGCTGGTTGAAAATCCCACTGTGTATCGGCATCTCCCACGGTTTTGGCGAGTATGACCGCATGTACCGGCGCAAGCAGGCCCAGCGCTGGATCGACGGTCACTGGCGCTTCGTCGGCGTGTCGCCCGCGGTCAAACAGTATCTGCTGGACTGCAAATGCGGTTTTACCGACGGCAATACCTACGCCATCACCAATGCCATCGACATCGAGCAGGCAGAAGCCTTGCAGCATTCCCGTGAGCGCGCGCGTGAGCTGTTGGGCATAGACCCTTCCGTGCGTTTGATCGGCGCTCTGGGGCGTCTGGTGCCGGTCAAGGGGCACACCTATTTATTGCAGGCGTTTGCCGCGCTTAAAGACAAATACCCTGCGGCTCAACTCGCCATCATTGGGGCGGGGCGCGAAGAATCCAGCCTGGCGGCGCAGATCCAAAGCCTTGGCCTGGACGGGCGCGTGCACCTTTTGGGCTTCAAGGAAAATGCGTTGCAGTACGTGCGTGCTTTCGACATTTGGGCCATGCCGTCGCTGGCGGAAGGCCTGGGCCTGGCCTTGCTCGAGGGCATGAGTGGCCGCCTGCCGGTGATCGCCTCCAGCGTGCCGGCCATGCTTCCCTTGATTGAAGGGGCTGGTGGCCTGGCGGTGGAACCGGCCAACGTGCCCCAATTGACCCAGGCACTGGACACCTACCTGGCGCTGCCCGACGAAGCCTTGGCGCAAAAGGGCGAGCAGGCTTACCGGTATCTGCAGGCGCAACACGACATTGAGGTATTCCGCCAGGAGTACCTGAAGCTGATTGATTCAGGATTGGCGCAAGCAAACAGGAACAACGTATGA
- a CDS encoding glycosyltransferase, whose amino-acid sequence MNQNQPLVTVIIASYNHAPYIEESILSVLNQTYTNIELLVIDDGSTDDSVERIRRLQEHHAFDFRVQQNQGLTNTLNGAIARSQGPLIVPFGSDDIMLPERIATQVAYMDGKPEVGICAGNIELIDSNGELFPEKRQRRDVPFRRLDFDDMFLERKPYPPAPTLMIRREALEKVGGFDPQIRLEDLLIELKITRAGYFIDGLSVVMARYRKHATNSYKNHRFMIDNILRSYALFSDHPQYDEVRYKFLSSMFLKTSNRNRPLARELLAQIPFRKWNKKTWRGLVRLYFSPLEKD is encoded by the coding sequence ATGAATCAGAATCAGCCTTTGGTCACGGTGATCATCGCGTCGTATAACCATGCGCCCTACATCGAGGAAAGCATCCTCAGCGTCCTGAACCAGACTTACACCAACATTGAATTGTTGGTGATCGATGATGGTTCGACCGATGACAGTGTCGAGCGCATCCGCCGTTTGCAGGAGCATCACGCGTTCGATTTCCGCGTTCAGCAGAATCAAGGTTTGACCAACACGCTCAACGGCGCCATTGCCCGGTCCCAGGGGCCGCTGATCGTGCCATTCGGTTCCGATGACATCATGTTGCCGGAGCGCATTGCGACTCAGGTTGCGTATATGGATGGCAAGCCTGAGGTGGGTATCTGTGCGGGCAACATCGAGCTGATCGATTCCAATGGCGAGCTGTTTCCCGAAAAACGTCAGCGTCGGGACGTGCCTTTCCGGCGCTTGGACTTCGATGACATGTTCCTGGAACGCAAGCCATACCCGCCTGCGCCCACGCTGATGATTCGTCGCGAGGCGCTTGAGAAGGTCGGTGGTTTTGATCCGCAGATCCGCCTGGAGGACTTGTTGATCGAGTTGAAGATCACCCGGGCCGGCTATTTCATCGATGGTCTGAGCGTGGTCATGGCGCGTTACCGCAAGCACGCCACCAACTCGTACAAAAACCATCGCTTCATGATCGACAATATTCTGCGTTCATACGCGTTGTTCAGTGACCACCCGCAATACGACGAGGTGCGTTACAAGTTCCTCAGCTCCATGTTCCTCAAGACGTCCAACCGTAATCGCCCCCTGGCGCGCGAGCTGCTGGCGCAGATTCCGTTTCGGAAGTGGAACAAGAAAACCTGGCGGGGCCTGGTGCGCCTGTACTTTTCCCCGCTGGAAAAAGACTGA
- a CDS encoding O-antigen ligase family protein, giving the protein MHSKRLFYGSNRVFDFLVLWILPIGLLLLLSSLFYVTNRNVMHRFYTIFFSVPTLLLLCLRPREFKELLREPLVIAFLAFCAWALTTVLWSPEPTGDSNLFKVPLQTFMLFAGCGMLLHYRNDLFRPIFFSAAVISLVICLLNLIAFFRFFEPGMRMIGGLGALDNPLLSSHVFGFFCVYWLYVCVTTKRLQALWLSIPAVAIMTLAIMATGSRTPLVAMVLAVLWMGLLSRNRRSALMVGGLIVTAIVVLLFYSHLLTERGSSFRLEIWRIILDRIADHPWIGHSYDSELYLNLENHETLREPHSFALGVVYYVGLIGFIPWIFMLGRGLYLGFKGRAQPLFILASSLLAYGIGAGLTEGGGILSRPKEHWFLLWIPLALIAGLSLAQRRHSLLGLPVEKPEPAAFEALCEGARIIEEDGLGPKVLRLEDGTFLKLFRARRWYTSGTVNPYSERFASNSEQLLQLGITSPQIHNLYSLKDGSTAVRYQPLPGLTLRQALQSLDSSLRESLIERFGRFMAQLHERGVYFRSLHLGNVLLLEDGEFGLIDVADMRVYPSALRYTLRQRNLKHMQRYPQDRSWLFETHFEQLAKGYASVASPRATLKIRDQVLTLARPAA; this is encoded by the coding sequence ATGCACTCCAAGCGCCTCTTTTATGGCTCAAATCGCGTTTTCGACTTCCTGGTCCTATGGATTTTGCCCATTGGCTTGTTGCTGCTGCTGAGCTCGCTGTTCTACGTCACCAATCGCAATGTAATGCACCGGTTCTACACCATTTTTTTTAGCGTCCCGACCTTGCTTCTGCTGTGCTTGCGCCCCAGGGAATTCAAGGAATTGCTGCGTGAACCGCTGGTGATTGCCTTTTTGGCCTTCTGTGCCTGGGCGCTGACCACGGTACTCTGGAGCCCGGAACCTACCGGCGATTCCAACCTGTTCAAAGTACCGCTGCAAACATTCATGCTGTTCGCCGGCTGCGGCATGCTGCTGCATTACCGCAATGACCTGTTCCGACCGATCTTCTTCAGCGCCGCCGTCATTTCACTGGTGATATGCCTGCTCAACCTGATTGCTTTTTTCAGGTTTTTTGAGCCCGGCATGCGCATGATCGGCGGCCTGGGCGCACTCGACAATCCGCTGCTCAGTTCCCATGTATTCGGCTTTTTCTGTGTGTACTGGCTGTACGTCTGCGTCACCACAAAACGCTTGCAGGCGTTATGGCTCAGCATCCCTGCAGTGGCGATCATGACGTTGGCGATTATGGCAACAGGCTCCAGAACGCCTCTGGTTGCGATGGTTCTGGCCGTGCTGTGGATGGGCCTGCTCAGCCGCAATCGTCGTTCGGCGTTGATGGTGGGCGGCCTGATAGTGACTGCCATCGTGGTGTTGCTTTTTTATTCACATCTGCTGACCGAGCGCGGCAGTTCATTTCGCCTGGAAATCTGGCGCATCATCCTTGACCGGATCGCCGATCACCCCTGGATCGGCCACAGCTACGACTCAGAACTCTATTTGAACCTCGAGAACCACGAAACACTTCGTGAGCCCCACAGTTTTGCACTGGGTGTGGTGTATTACGTTGGCCTCATCGGCTTTATCCCGTGGATTTTCATGCTCGGCCGCGGCCTGTATTTGGGGTTCAAGGGCCGGGCGCAGCCCTTGTTTATCCTGGCCTCTTCGTTGCTCGCCTACGGTATCGGTGCGGGTCTCACAGAAGGCGGCGGCATCCTGTCGCGCCCCAAGGAACATTGGTTCCTGCTGTGGATTCCCCTGGCGCTGATCGCCGGCCTGAGCCTCGCCCAGCGTCGCCACAGCCTGCTCGGTTTGCCGGTGGAAAAACCCGAGCCGGCGGCATTTGAAGCGCTGTGCGAGGGCGCCCGCATCATTGAAGAGGACGGCCTTGGCCCCAAAGTCCTGCGCCTGGAGGACGGCACCTTTCTCAAGCTGTTCAGGGCCCGCCGCTGGTATACCTCCGGCACGGTCAACCCCTATTCGGAGCGCTTCGCCAGCAACAGCGAACAACTACTGCAGTTAGGCATTACCTCTCCGCAGATCCACAACCTGTATAGCTTGAAAGATGGCAGCACCGCCGTGCGTTATCAGCCGCTTCCCGGCCTGACCTTGCGCCAGGCCCTGCAAAGTCTGGATAGCAGCCTGCGTGAATCGCTGATAGAGCGTTTTGGCCGGTTCATGGCGCAACTGCATGAGCGCGGAGTGTATTTCCGCTCCCTGCATCTGGGCAATGTGCTGCTTCTGGAAGACGGCGAGTTTGGCCTGATCGATGTGGCCGACATGCGCGTTTACCCGTCCGCACTGCGCTACACGCTGCGCCAGCGCAACCTCAAGCACATGCAGCGTTACCCGCAGGACCGCAGCTGGTTGTTCGAGACACACTTTGAACAATTGGCCAAGGGCTATGCCTCGGTGGCATCGCCGCGCGCCACGCTGAAAATCCGTGATCAGGTGCTGACGCTGGCGCGCCCGGCTGCCTGA
- the msbA gene encoding lipid A export permease/ATP-binding protein MsbA, which produces MTDSSPSASPSSLKIYFRLLSYVKPYMGLFALSIVGFLIFASTQPMLGYILKYFVDGLSNPEAVLFPTVPFLRDLQLLQAVPLLIILIAAWQGLGSFLGNYLLAKVSLGLVHDLRVQLFNNLLTLPNRYFDNHNSGHLISRITFNVTMVTGAATDAIKVVIREGMTVIFLFASLLFMNWRLTLVMIAILPLIAVMVRTASKKFRKQSKKIQVAMGDVTHVASETIQGYRVVRSFGGEVYEEKRFLKASLSNTDKQLRMTRTGAIYTPALQLVIYIAMAVLMFLVLYLRGDASAGDMVAYITLAGLLPKPIRQLSEVSSTIQKGVAGAESIFEQLDEEQEVDRGTIERDKVSGRLEVRQLNFTYPGTDRHVLKDISFSVEPGQMVALVGRSGSGKSTLASLIPRFYHHESGEILLDGVEVEDYKLLNLRKHIAQVTQHVTLFSDTVTNNIAYGDLAGAPRADVEAAAADAYAKDFIDQLPKGFDTPVGENGVLLSGGQRQRLAIARALLKNAPLLILDEATSALDTESERHIQAALDKVMQGRTTLVIAHRLSTIEKADLILVMDDGRIVERGTHGELLAQNGYYARLHAMGLDAPVSADIT; this is translated from the coding sequence ATGACCGACTCCAGTCCGAGCGCAAGCCCTTCGAGCTTGAAAATATACTTCCGCCTGCTCAGTTACGTTAAACCCTATATGGGTTTGTTCGCGTTGAGTATTGTCGGATTTCTGATTTTCGCGTCGACCCAGCCTATGCTGGGGTACATTCTCAAGTACTTCGTCGACGGTCTTTCCAATCCGGAAGCCGTGCTGTTTCCCACGGTACCGTTCCTGCGCGACCTGCAATTGTTGCAAGCTGTGCCGTTGCTGATCATTTTGATCGCTGCCTGGCAGGGCCTCGGTTCGTTCCTGGGCAATTACCTGCTGGCCAAGGTGTCCCTGGGCCTGGTCCACGACCTGCGGGTGCAGTTGTTCAACAACCTGCTGACGCTGCCCAACCGCTATTTCGACAACCACAACTCCGGGCACCTGATTTCGCGCATCACCTTTAACGTGACCATGGTCACGGGCGCTGCGACGGATGCCATCAAGGTGGTGATTCGCGAAGGCATGACGGTGATCTTCCTGTTCGCCTCCCTGCTGTTCATGAACTGGCGCCTGACGCTGGTGATGATCGCCATCCTGCCGCTCATTGCCGTGATGGTGCGCACCGCCAGCAAGAAATTCCGCAAGCAAAGCAAGAAAATCCAGGTGGCAATGGGTGACGTGACCCACGTCGCTTCCGAAACCATCCAGGGCTACCGCGTGGTGCGCAGCTTCGGTGGCGAAGTCTACGAGGAAAAACGTTTCCTCAAGGCCAGCCTGAGCAACACCGACAAGCAACTGCGCATGACCCGCACCGGCGCGATCTATACGCCTGCGTTGCAATTGGTGATCTACATCGCCATGGCGGTGCTGATGTTCCTCGTGCTTTACCTTCGCGGCGACGCGTCGGCGGGTGACATGGTGGCTTACATTACGTTGGCGGGCCTGTTGCCCAAGCCGATCCGTCAATTGTCGGAAGTCAGCTCGACCATCCAGAAAGGCGTGGCCGGTGCCGAAAGCATTTTCGAACAACTGGACGAAGAGCAGGAAGTCGACCGCGGCACCATCGAGCGCGACAAGGTCAGCGGCCGTCTGGAAGTGCGCCAGTTGAACTTCACCTACCCAGGCACCGATCGCCATGTGCTCAAGGACATCAGCTTCAGCGTCGAGCCCGGTCAAATGGTGGCGCTGGTGGGGCGCTCCGGCAGCGGCAAGTCGACCCTGGCCAGCCTGATCCCGCGTTTCTACCACCATGAGAGCGGTGAGATTCTGCTCGATGGCGTGGAAGTCGAAGATTACAAACTGCTCAACCTGCGCAAGCACATTGCCCAGGTGACCCAGCACGTGACCCTGTTCAGCGACACCGTGACCAACAACATCGCCTATGGCGACCTGGCCGGCGCGCCACGGGCGGACGTTGAAGCGGCGGCGGCGGATGCCTATGCCAAGGACTTCATCGACCAGTTGCCCAAAGGCTTCGACACCCCGGTCGGCGAAAACGGCGTGCTGTTGTCCGGCGGTCAGCGCCAGCGTCTGGCGATCGCCCGTGCGCTGCTCAAGAATGCGCCGCTGCTGATTCTCGACGAGGCCACCTCGGCGCTCGACACCGAGTCCGAGCGCCACATCCAGGCGGCGCTAGACAAGGTTATGCAGGGCCGCACGACCCTGGTGATTGCGCATCGACTGTCGACCATCGAGAAGGCCGACCTGATCCTGGTGATGGACGATGGCCGAATCGTGGAGCGTGGCACCCACGGCGAACTGTTGGCGCAGAACGGCTATTACGCCCGCCTGCATGCCATGGGCCTCGATGCTCCGGTGTCAGCCGACATCACCTGA
- the hldE gene encoding bifunctional D-glycero-beta-D-manno-heptose-7-phosphate kinase/D-glycero-beta-D-manno-heptose 1-phosphate adenylyltransferase HldE translates to MKLSMPRFDQAPVLVVGDVMLDRYWHGGTSRISPEAPVPVVKVEQIEDRPGGAANVALNIAALGAPASLVGVTGDDEAANSLANSLRGAGVRALFQRIAHQPTIVKLRVMSRHQQLLRIDFEEPFATDALALSGQVDALLEGIKVLVLSDYGKGALKNHQELIQAAKAKGIPVLADPKGKDFSIYRGASLITPNLSEFEAIVGGCADEHELVTKGAALMADLDLGALLVTRGEHGMTLLRPGHPAMHLPARAREVFDVTGAGDTVISTLAASIAAGEELPHAVALANLAAGIVVGKLGTAAISAPELRRAIQRSEGSERGVLGLEQLLLAIDDARAHNESIVFTNGCFDILHAGHVTYLEQARAQGDRLIVAVNDDASVSRLKGPGRPINSVDRRMAVLAGLGAVDWVISFPEGTPENLLAQVKPDVLVKGGDYSVDQVVGADIVSAYGGKVKVLGLVENSSTTAIVEKIRNNE, encoded by the coding sequence ATGAAGTTGTCCATGCCGCGATTCGATCAAGCCCCTGTCTTGGTGGTCGGCGATGTCATGCTCGACCGTTATTGGCATGGCGGTACCTCACGGATTTCCCCTGAGGCACCGGTACCGGTAGTCAAGGTCGAGCAAATCGAAGACCGTCCAGGTGGCGCTGCCAACGTTGCCCTCAATATTGCCGCGCTCGGCGCCCCGGCCTCCCTGGTGGGGGTGACCGGTGACGACGAAGCTGCCAACAGCCTGGCCAACAGCCTGCGTGGCGCCGGTGTGCGTGCGCTGTTCCAGCGCATCGCCCATCAGCCGACCATCGTCAAGCTGCGGGTCATGAGCCGGCACCAGCAATTGCTGCGTATCGATTTCGAAGAACCCTTCGCCACCGACGCCCTGGCCCTGAGCGGCCAGGTCGACGCGTTGCTCGAAGGCATCAAGGTGCTGGTGTTGTCCGACTACGGCAAAGGCGCCTTGAAGAATCACCAGGAACTGATCCAGGCCGCCAAGGCCAAGGGCATTCCCGTATTGGCCGACCCCAAGGGCAAGGACTTCTCGATTTATCGCGGAGCCAGCCTGATCACGCCAAACCTCAGCGAGTTCGAAGCCATCGTCGGTGGTTGCGCCGACGAGCACGAACTGGTGACCAAGGGCGCCGCGCTGATGGCTGACCTCGACCTGGGAGCCTTGCTGGTGACCCGTGGCGAGCACGGCATGACCTTGTTGCGCCCCGGCCACCCGGCCATGCACCTGCCGGCACGTGCCCGTGAAGTGTTCGACGTGACCGGCGCCGGTGACACGGTGATTTCCACCCTGGCCGCCTCCATTGCAGCCGGTGAAGAACTGCCCCATGCCGTTGCGCTGGCCAATCTGGCGGCGGGCATCGTGGTGGGCAAACTGGGTACCGCGGCCATCAGTGCGCCCGAATTGCGCCGTGCGATCCAGCGCTCCGAAGGCTCGGAGCGTGGCGTGCTGGGTCTTGAGCAACTGCTGCTGGCCATCGATGACGCCCGTGCCCACAACGAAAGCATTGTGTTCACCAATGGCTGCTTCGACATCCTCCACGCCGGGCACGTGACCTACCTGGAGCAGGCGCGCGCCCAAGGCGACCGCCTGATCGTCGCGGTTAACGACGACGCCTCGGTCAGCCGCCTGAAAGGCCCGGGTCGTCCCATCAACAGCGTTGACCGGCGCATGGCCGTACTGGCCGGTTTGGGTGCGGTGGATTGGGTGATCAGCTTCCCGGAAGGCACACCGGAAAACCTGCTGGCCCAGGTCAAGCCCGACGTGCTGGTCAAGGGCGGCGATTATTCCGTCGACCAGGTGGTGGGTGCCGATATCGTCAGTGCCTACGGCGGCAAGGTCAAAGTGCTGGGGCTGGTCGAGAACAGCTCGACCACAGCCATCGTCGAGAAGATTCGCAACAATGAGTAA